The genomic segment ACAAGCGCTACTGTCAGGAGAGCGAAATGACCGACCAAACAAGATATGCCACTACGACGACAGGTGTTCACGCTCCTGTACTGCGCGATTCGATTGCAAATGTTTCCTGGGGCAGCATCTTTGCTGGTGTCGCCATTGCGCTTTCGCTGCATTTGCTGCTCAACCTCTTAGGCCTCGCTATCGGCGCAGGCGTCATCGATCCGGCGCAGAACGACACGCCAACAGCAGCTTCTCTTTCCACCGGCTCCGTTATCTGGGTCATCGTCAGCGGCATCATCGCAGCCTTTATCGGCGCTTATGTTGCAAGCCGCCTGTCCGGTCGCGTGGTTCGTTCCACAGGCGCTCTGCATGGCCTCGCATCCTGGGCTGTCACGACGCTCATCGTCTTTTACCTGCTGACAACATCCGTTGGTGCATTGGTCGGCGGCGCGTTCACAGGCGTAACGAGCGTTTTCTCTGGCGCCGGTTCCACCATCGCGACTGCGGCAACCGCTGCTGCACCATCGCTCGCTACGGCGAACAACCCGATGTCGACAATCGAACAGCGTATCCGTGAAGCAAGCGGCGGCAACGACCCGCAGGCCCTGCGCGATGCAGCCGTCAGCGCCATGCGCGCTGCTCTGACCGGTGATCAGGCTCAGGCAGACGATGCCCGCAACCGTGCTGCCGATGCTCTGGCCCGCGCCCAGGGTATCCCTGTCGATCAGGCCCGCCAGCAGGTTACAGACTATGAAAACCAGTACAAGCAGGCCGTAGAACAGGCAAAGAAGACCGCAACTGAAGCCGCTCAGGCAACTGCCACAGGCGTTTCCACCGCTGCTTACGTTGCTTTCGGTGCGCTTCTGATCGGTGCCATCGCAGCCCTCTTCGGCGGTAACATCGGCGCAGCCCATACGGACCGTCGCCGCGAAGCCATAATCGAGTAAACAAAAGCATACCTATCGTGGTGCGCGTGAAAACGGACACCACGACACTTCCGCGGGTCGCTTCCAAGCGGCCCGTTTTTTATTGGAATTCGAAGATTTGCCGGAAGACACCGGGTGCAATCAACGACAGAGGGTTGATCGTCAGGCGCGGTGAGTCGGTCTGGCCGGTCAGCTTGAATGTGATGCCGAGCAATCCGCGATCCCGCCCATTGCCGAGGAAAATGCCGATGAAGGGTAACTCGCCGAACAGACGGTTCAGACCATAGGCGGGCATGAACGTGCCGGTCATGTCCATATTGCCGTTTTGATCCTTGACCAACCCCTGGAATGTCGCCCCGATCTGCTCACCCCTGATGACGCCGTTTTCCAGCGCCAGCGTGCCATTGACATAGACCACCCGGGCAAAACCACGCTGAAACTTTTCCGAGCTGACATCGATATTGCGGCGAACGGCGTTGTTGAGGCTTCGCCCATCCTCACCCGTGGGCGTGGCAACGATATCCTGAAGCTTGGCCTCGTTCAGAACCGCGAAGTTGCGCATATCGAGCGATCCGCTCCAGTCGTTGCCGTTGGCCGTCGTTAGCGCAAGGTTCAGCAGGCCGCCGCGCACGCGCGAATAGAGGTTGGTGAAGCGGGCAAAGGAACCTGCATCGCTTGTGGTCAGATTGATCGTTCCCCCGCCGCCCCGGTTGGTGGTCTGGGCAACCAGCGCCTGCCCCCGGCTGGTGACGGCTTTCATGTCGATGGTCCGCAGCTTGCCGTCGCGCAGATTGACGTCGGCATTGACGTTGCTCATCACCTCGTCATTGAAACCGTAAACCTTATCCAGTTGCGCCTTGATGGAGAAAGCACCGAAATCGGTATTATCGGATGGTGCAGCGCCGCCATTCTTGGCAGACGAGTTGCGCAGCCTTGCGATCAGGGGCCTCAGATCGATGGACTTGCCGCTGGCGTTGATCGTGTAATTCTTGCGCACTGAGGAAACGCTGACAGAGACATCGTCTTGCGGCGAGAGCTGGAACCGCGAAAAATTGGCAGCGGTCAGCCCGGATTTATCGAATGTCAGATCACCCGCCGCACCGAAACCATCGCCCTTCAGCGAGAAATTCTCGATAGAGGTGCGGCCATCCGCCGTCTCCATCACGAAGGATGCGGATGCCGGAATGCCCGCACCTTTGGTCCAGCCAATGCCGGGCAGCACGATGGAAGCGTTCGACAGATCAAGCTTTACGGTCTGGCGACGCGGGTCGGAGGCATTGATCTCAAGCATGGTCGTGCCGCCAAGAAGCTTGGTCAACTCCGGCGCAAGCTTGGCCACCTGACCCGGCTCCAGCGTTGCCTTGATCACCATCTGCCGCGGAACGGTGCTGGTCTTGCGCGTGGGCTGCACGACATCGATATCCATCGCCACATCATCGATGCGCGCTTTGCCCTTCAGCCGAAGGGCGTCGTTGTCGATCGTCAGCGGTCCATTCACCGCCGA from the Agrobacterium vaccinii genome contains:
- a CDS encoding PhnA-like protein, which produces MTDQTRYATTTTGVHAPVLRDSIANVSWGSIFAGVAIALSLHLLLNLLGLAIGAGVIDPAQNDTPTAASLSTGSVIWVIVSGIIAAFIGAYVASRLSGRVVRSTGALHGLASWAVTTLIVFYLLTTSVGALVGGAFTGVTSVFSGAGSTIATAATAAAPSLATANNPMSTIEQRIREASGGNDPQALRDAAVSAMRAALTGDQAQADDARNRAADALARAQGIPVDQARQQVTDYENQYKQAVEQAKKTATEAAQATATGVSTAAYVAFGALLIGAIAALFGGNIGAAHTDRRREAIIE